A single Endozoicomonas sp. NE40 DNA region contains:
- a CDS encoding ADP-ribosylglycohydrolase family protein: protein MRIAGNWLLCQLSRVIVLSGWVMVLAGCDNPVLQDQNTGATTEDQSMNRIDSTQPVVKHYPDNISRSDRVKGAIFGYLAGDALGLGTHWYYDLSELQKDFGSWIDRYQDPRPDGSHSFANISRYRYEQGLRAGDISQTGQLFTLLLESVVATGQYNETDFHDRLDGFFSKLSGESFSGRYTESIVRHMVKQRNDGISWQDRKLASSADSSDGAQMAVVLALLYDDPETLAIEADNMMQPFFSSDFIRGNQVVYALTLQALMKGVQLEDLRDYLYKQLKNPMIRSLIGGYDNVHTVVNGAIAWQPEVVRIEPALHVSQVYGMDCQLTHLLPASYYLMHRFPDNFEQGVLSATNGGGNNMARAALTGALLGAMNGIQGIPERFVRDLNHTEQYMRLAEKLASLP from the coding sequence ATGAGAATTGCCGGAAACTGGCTGTTATGCCAGCTGTCCAGGGTCATTGTATTGTCAGGGTGGGTCATGGTGCTTGCAGGGTGTGACAACCCGGTGTTACAAGATCAGAATACAGGAGCAACTACTGAGGATCAGAGCATGAACCGCATCGATTCCACTCAACCTGTTGTGAAACACTATCCGGATAACATCAGTCGCAGCGACCGCGTCAAGGGCGCTATTTTTGGTTATCTCGCCGGAGACGCACTGGGCCTGGGTACCCACTGGTATTACGATCTCAGTGAGCTACAGAAGGATTTTGGTAGCTGGATTGACCGTTATCAGGACCCCAGGCCGGACGGTAGTCATAGTTTCGCCAATATCAGCCGCTATCGCTATGAGCAGGGTTTAAGGGCTGGCGATATTTCCCAGACCGGACAGCTGTTTACCCTATTGTTGGAATCGGTCGTTGCAACGGGGCAGTACAACGAAACAGATTTCCATGACCGGCTGGATGGCTTTTTCAGTAAGCTGTCTGGAGAGAGCTTTTCCGGTCGATACACGGAATCCATTGTGAGGCATATGGTTAAGCAGCGAAATGATGGCATCAGCTGGCAGGACCGTAAGCTGGCATCCAGTGCAGATAGCAGTGATGGTGCGCAAATGGCAGTGGTTCTGGCCCTTCTTTATGACGACCCGGAAACTCTGGCTATTGAAGCGGATAACATGATGCAGCCATTTTTCAGCAGCGACTTTATCCGCGGTAATCAGGTGGTTTATGCCCTGACCCTTCAGGCTCTTATGAAAGGGGTGCAACTGGAAGATCTGCGTGATTATCTGTACAAACAGCTGAAGAACCCAATGATCCGTTCTTTAATCGGTGGTTATGACAATGTCCATACGGTGGTTAATGGCGCTATTGCCTGGCAGCCGGAAGTGGTGCGAATTGAACCGGCGCTGCATGTCAGTCAGGTGTACGGTATGGATTGTCAGTTAACACACCTGTTGCCAGCGAGTTATTACCTGATGCACCGCTTCCCGGATAACTTTGAACAAGGGGTTTTGTCTGCTACCAATGGCGGCGGTAATAATATGGCAAGGGCCGCGCTGACAGGGGCATTGCTGGGTGCAATGAATGGTATCCAGGGCATTCCTGAACGTTTTGTACGGGACCTGAATCACACGGAGCAGTACATGCGTCTGGCGGAGAAACTGGCTTCACTGCCCTGA
- a CDS encoding YecH family metal-binding protein, with product MQESIHGHNVLNLIREHNQPASKDELLTAIAQHFGTDSLFHTCSAEGLNADQLVELFLAKGKLTLQNEQVHFVGCRCKH from the coding sequence ATGCAAGAATCCATTCACGGCCACAATGTTCTTAATCTGATTCGTGAGCACAACCAGCCTGCGAGCAAAGACGAACTGCTGACAGCCATTGCCCAACATTTTGGTACTGACAGCCTTTTTCACACCTGTTCTGCCGAAGGGTTGAACGCTGACCAACTGGTAGAGCTGTTTCTCGCCAAAGGGAAGTTAACACTGCAGAATGAACAGGTGCATTTTGTTGGCTGCCGCTGCAAACACTAA
- a CDS encoding RNA recognition motif domain-containing protein: MQQNKLFVGNLPFSANENDLQIAFEQFGEIDEIRVIIDRETGRSRGFAFVTFAEKESADSALSMDGKELNGRNMRVNFATERNGGRRNNNQSHNNNRRFNQ, translated from the coding sequence ATGCAACAGAACAAACTGTTTGTAGGTAACCTGCCTTTTAGCGCGAATGAAAACGACCTGCAGATTGCTTTCGAGCAATTTGGTGAAATTGATGAGATCCGTGTGATTATTGACCGCGAAACCGGTCGGTCCCGTGGTTTTGCTTTTGTCACATTTGCTGAAAAAGAATCCGCAGATTCAGCACTCAGCATGGACGGCAAAGAACTCAATGGCCGTAACATGCGGGTTAATTTTGCTACTGAAAGAAACGGTGGACGCAGAAACAACAACCAGAGCCACAACAACAATCGCCGTTTCAATCAATAA
- a CDS encoding Gfo/Idh/MocA family protein has translation MEPVTMVIVGAGSRGRAYARYALDHPEQLKIVAVAEPREEYRAYLAEQHNIRPDRVYRDWRALAECEKLADTAGICTQDEMHKEPAVALAEKGYHLLLEKPMAPDPDSCRAIVEAVKTHKVMLSVCHLLRYTVYTMRLKNLLDSGVIGDVCSIQHLEPVGYWHQAHSFVRGNWANEAASAPMLMTKACHDLDWLRYLAGKPCQQISSFGRLSHFRKEQKPEGSSDRCLDCRLSETCPYSAQNIYLCNVYQPRGGENTQEKLFTEGSVNQWPWDVLTPEPSYETIIEALRTGPYGRCVYACDNDVVDHQVVNMQFEGGMTASFTMTAFTPMTNRKTSVFGSRGMIEGDGRKLYRYDFLSRTETVYDTHAFVDSSAAGGHAGGDQAVMKAFIAAVASNDASHILSGPDETLESHQMVFAAERARRENRVISLLNADEKEAGR, from the coding sequence ATGGAGCCTGTCACCATGGTTATCGTTGGTGCCGGTAGTCGCGGCAGAGCTTATGCCCGCTATGCCCTGGACCATCCTGAACAGTTGAAAATTGTGGCAGTTGCGGAGCCAAGAGAAGAATACCGGGCGTATCTGGCAGAACAGCATAATATCAGACCGGACCGGGTTTATAGGGACTGGCGGGCGCTGGCAGAGTGTGAAAAGCTGGCTGACACTGCTGGTATTTGCACTCAGGATGAAATGCATAAAGAGCCGGCGGTGGCACTGGCTGAGAAGGGTTATCACTTGCTTCTGGAAAAACCCATGGCACCTGACCCCGACAGTTGCCGGGCGATTGTTGAAGCGGTTAAAACCCACAAGGTCATGTTAAGTGTCTGTCACCTTCTGCGCTATACCGTTTATACCATGCGCCTGAAAAACTTATTAGACAGTGGTGTTATTGGGGATGTCTGCTCTATTCAACACCTTGAGCCCGTAGGCTATTGGCACCAGGCACATTCTTTTGTCAGAGGGAACTGGGCCAATGAAGCAGCCAGTGCTCCCATGCTGATGACAAAGGCCTGCCACGACCTCGACTGGTTGAGATACCTGGCCGGTAAGCCCTGCCAGCAGATTTCTTCATTTGGACGGCTAAGTCATTTTCGCAAGGAACAGAAACCGGAAGGCAGCAGCGACCGGTGCCTGGATTGCAGACTTTCCGAAACCTGCCCCTACTCGGCCCAGAATATTTACCTTTGCAATGTTTATCAGCCTCGCGGTGGCGAAAATACTCAGGAAAAACTATTCACTGAAGGTTCTGTTAACCAGTGGCCATGGGATGTGCTGACACCAGAACCTTCTTACGAGACGATTATTGAAGCTTTGCGTACCGGTCCTTATGGCCGGTGCGTTTACGCCTGTGATAACGATGTTGTGGATCATCAGGTGGTGAATATGCAGTTTGAAGGCGGCATGACTGCTTCATTTACCATGACCGCTTTCACTCCCATGACGAACCGTAAAACCAGTGTGTTTGGCAGCAGGGGCATGATTGAAGGTGATGGCAGAAAGCTGTACAGGTATGATTTTCTTTCCCGCACGGAAACGGTTTACGATACTCACGCCTTTGTTGACAGCTCTGCGGCTGGAGGGCATGCAGGCGGTGACCAAGCCGTGATGAAGGCATTTATAGCTGCTGTTGCCAGTAATGATGCCTCACATATTCTGAGCGGCCCTGATGAAACCCTTGAGAGTCATCAGATGGTTTTTGCCGCAGAGCGGGCGCGTCGGGAAAATCGTGTCATCAGTCTGTTAAATGCTGATGAAAAAGAGGCAGGAAGATAG
- a CDS encoding ComEA family DNA-binding protein, with amino-acid sequence MRKTIIAFLTSLFLSFSIPAFAEQSVKFEKINVNQATVQQLNESLVGVGPKIAREIVNHRESHGAFHSMEDLDKVKYIGSVLLEKNKDKIVFD; translated from the coding sequence ATGAGGAAGACAATAATTGCATTTCTTACTTCACTGTTTCTTTCCTTTTCAATTCCTGCTTTTGCTGAACAGTCGGTTAAATTCGAGAAAATTAATGTTAACCAGGCAACGGTTCAACAGCTTAATGAATCGCTGGTTGGTGTGGGTCCGAAAATAGCCCGGGAAATTGTTAATCATCGTGAATCTCATGGGGCATTCCATTCAATGGAAGATCTCGATAAGGTGAAATACATAGGCTCGGTATTATTAGAAAAAAATAAAGATAAAATTGTATTTGATTAA
- the lapB gene encoding lipopolysaccharide assembly protein LapB, with translation MPDVALLALIVVAMLAGYLLGRRDLRKKNQSQSSGQPLSKEYFVGLNYLLNEQTDEAIETFIKALDLNNDTVDTYLALGSLFARRGEVEKSIRVHQDLLARPSLTSSQSLRVQLELAKDFMQAGLLDRAEAMLADVAKNNHEYRPEALQQLLKIYEQEREWSKAVAVGEELRKTGGDKYAVVLAHFYCEGAQICLDRNDRMSARKAIRQAFTRDKNCVRASLLLARMEFDDGRYRDCIKALEKVALQNSQYVPLTLELLEQAYNRLGNVRGFTAFLGRCLSERPGGAVILAMTKVLASDRGDEQALRFLTDQLGKNPSLKGLNALMTLQLRNPAVGSLQSIRLLKEMTDKMLELKPVYQCNSCGFSGKEMHWMCPGCHSWGAIAPVQGIEGE, from the coding sequence ATGCCTGATGTTGCACTGCTGGCTCTTATTGTAGTAGCCATGCTGGCAGGTTATCTGTTGGGTCGAAGGGATCTTCGGAAAAAGAATCAATCCCAGTCATCCGGCCAGCCTCTTTCCAAAGAATATTTTGTTGGACTGAATTATCTGTTGAATGAACAGACGGATGAGGCGATTGAAACGTTTATCAAAGCGCTGGATCTGAATAACGACACGGTTGATACTTATCTGGCACTGGGTAGTCTGTTTGCCCGGCGCGGTGAAGTAGAAAAGTCCATTCGTGTGCATCAGGATCTTCTTGCCAGACCAAGCCTTACCTCTTCGCAATCCCTTCGGGTTCAGTTGGAGCTGGCAAAAGATTTTATGCAGGCCGGCTTGCTGGATCGGGCCGAAGCCATGCTGGCTGACGTGGCCAAAAATAATCATGAGTATCGGCCTGAGGCTTTGCAGCAGTTACTCAAAATCTATGAGCAGGAACGGGAGTGGTCTAAGGCTGTTGCCGTGGGTGAAGAGTTGCGGAAAACCGGTGGCGATAAGTATGCTGTGGTGCTGGCACATTTTTACTGTGAGGGCGCGCAGATCTGTCTGGATCGCAACGACCGGATGTCTGCCAGAAAGGCCATCCGTCAGGCGTTCACACGGGATAAAAACTGTGTCAGGGCTTCGTTGCTGTTGGCACGGATGGAGTTCGATGATGGTCGTTACCGGGATTGTATAAAAGCGCTCGAAAAAGTTGCGCTGCAGAATAGCCAGTATGTTCCGCTGACTCTGGAGTTATTAGAGCAGGCTTATAACCGGCTGGGTAATGTTCGCGGCTTTACTGCTTTTCTTGGACGCTGTCTCAGTGAGAGACCAGGTGGGGCAGTCATCCTTGCCATGACAAAAGTTCTGGCCAGTGACCGGGGAGATGAACAGGCATTAAGGTTTCTGACCGATCAGCTGGGTAAAAATCCTTCTCTGAAAGGTTTGAATGCCCTTATGACTCTGCAACTGAGAAATCCTGCTGTCGGGAGTCTGCAGAGTATTCGTCTGCTGAAAGAGATGACGGATAAAATGCTCGAACTGAAGCCGGTTTATCAATGTAATTCCTGCGGTTTTTCCGGAAAGGAAATGCACTGGATGTGTCCGGGTTGTCATTCGTGGGGAGCTATTGCACCAGTGCAGGGAATTGAAGGAGAGTGA
- a CDS encoding LapA family protein: MLVILVNFVISNPQLVDFQLAGMQLPELKASTAVIAAFIVGGVCGLLASMVAIGRLRLANASFQRKLGRRDAELQKLRANALKGLS, encoded by the coding sequence ATGTTGGTCATACTGGTCAACTTTGTGATTAGTAATCCGCAGCTGGTTGATTTTCAACTGGCTGGTATGCAGCTGCCCGAACTTAAGGCTTCAACAGCCGTCATTGCTGCATTCATTGTTGGTGGAGTCTGTGGTCTGCTGGCATCAATGGTCGCGATTGGAAGGCTGCGCCTGGCGAATGCCAGCTTCCAGCGCAAACTGGGACGCCGGGATGCAGAGTTGCAGAAGCTGAGAGCGAATGCCCTCAAGGGACTGAGTTAA
- the ihfB gene encoding integration host factor subunit beta, with translation MTRSELIEQLAEQQQQLAVKDVELAIKAIIEQMSQSLANGERVEIRGFGSFSLHYRAPRIGRNPKTGESVSLAGKYVPHFKPGKEMRDRVNNSV, from the coding sequence ATAACCCGGTCTGAATTGATTGAGCAGCTTGCAGAACAGCAACAGCAGTTGGCTGTAAAAGATGTCGAGCTGGCCATCAAGGCAATAATAGAACAAATGTCACAGTCGCTGGCCAACGGAGAACGCGTTGAAATACGTGGTTTTGGCAGCTTTTCACTTCATTATCGAGCGCCGAGAATTGGCAGAAATCCAAAAACCGGAGAGTCGGTTTCTCTGGCAGGAAAATATGTCCCGCACTTCAAGCCTGGCAAGGAAATGCGTGACAGGGTGAATAATTCCGTTTAA
- the rpsA gene encoding 30S ribosomal protein S1, whose product MSESFADLFEESLQEIEMKPGAIVSGQVIDIDNDWVTVHAGLKSEGVIPKAQFLNEQGELTIAVGDEVQVALDAVEDGFGETRLSREKAKRMEAWGELEKAFEAEEIVKGVISGKVKGGFTVDVNTIRAFLPGSLVDVRPVRDTAHLEGKELEFKVIKLDQKRNNVVVSRRSVLEAENSAEREELLGTLQEGLEVKGIVKNLTDYGAFVDLGGVDGLLHITDMAWKRIKHPSEIVNVGDEINVKVLKFDRERNRVSLGLKQLGEDPWVAITNRFPEGTRASGRVTNLTDYGCFVELEEGVEGLVHVSEMDWTNKNIHPSKVVALGDEVEVQVLDIDEERRRISLGIKQCKTNPWEDFSGSFNKGDKLAGKIKSITDFGIFIGLDGGIDGLVHLSDISWNEAGEEAVRQYRKGDEVEAVILAIDAERERISLGIKQLSEDPFNAFAGLNEKGSIVKGVIKEVTAKAATVELAEDVLATLKASEISRDRVEDATNVLKEGEEVEARIISIDRKNRNISLSIKAKDEAEDKAAIKELRSTAPEASGPTTIGDLIKAQMENK is encoded by the coding sequence ATGAGCGAAAGCTTTGCTGATCTGTTTGAAGAAAGCCTGCAAGAAATCGAAATGAAGCCGGGCGCTATTGTTAGCGGCCAGGTAATCGATATCGACAACGACTGGGTGACTGTACACGCTGGTCTGAAGTCTGAAGGCGTTATCCCTAAAGCTCAGTTCCTGAACGAACAGGGCGAACTGACCATCGCTGTTGGCGATGAAGTTCAGGTTGCTCTGGACGCTGTTGAAGATGGTTTCGGTGAAACTCGTCTGTCTCGTGAAAAAGCCAAGCGTATGGAAGCTTGGGGCGAGCTGGAAAAAGCCTTCGAAGCTGAAGAAATTGTTAAAGGTGTTATCTCCGGTAAAGTCAAAGGCGGCTTCACTGTTGACGTTAACACTATCCGTGCGTTCCTGCCTGGTTCTCTGGTTGACGTTCGTCCAGTACGTGACACTGCTCACCTGGAAGGCAAAGAGCTGGAATTCAAGGTAATCAAGCTGGATCAGAAGCGTAACAACGTTGTTGTTTCCCGTCGTTCCGTACTGGAAGCTGAAAACAGCGCTGAGCGTGAAGAACTGCTGGGTACTCTGCAGGAAGGTCTGGAAGTTAAAGGTATCGTTAAGAACCTGACCGACTACGGCGCGTTCGTAGATCTGGGTGGTGTTGACGGCCTGCTGCACATCACTGACATGGCCTGGAAGCGCATCAAGCATCCTAGCGAAATCGTTAATGTTGGTGACGAGATCAACGTTAAGGTTCTGAAGTTCGACCGTGAGCGCAACCGCGTATCTCTGGGTCTGAAGCAGCTGGGTGAAGATCCATGGGTAGCTATCACTAACCGCTTCCCAGAAGGCACCCGTGCTTCCGGTCGCGTAACCAACCTGACTGACTACGGCTGCTTCGTTGAGCTGGAAGAAGGTGTTGAAGGTCTGGTACACGTTTCCGAAATGGACTGGACCAACAAGAACATCCACCCATCCAAAGTGGTTGCTCTGGGTGACGAAGTTGAAGTTCAGGTTCTGGACATCGACGAAGAGCGTCGTCGTATCTCCCTGGGTATCAAGCAGTGCAAGACCAACCCATGGGAAGACTTCTCCGGTTCCTTTAACAAGGGCGACAAGCTGGCTGGTAAGATCAAGTCTATCACTGACTTCGGTATCTTCATCGGTCTGGACGGTGGTATCGACGGCCTGGTTCACCTGTCTGACATCTCCTGGAACGAAGCTGGTGAAGAAGCTGTTCGTCAGTACCGTAAGGGTGACGAAGTTGAAGCTGTTATCCTGGCTATCGACGCTGAGCGTGAGCGTATCTCCCTGGGTATCAAGCAGCTGTCTGAAGATCCGTTCAATGCCTTCGCTGGTCTGAACGAGAAGGGCTCTATCGTTAAGGGTGTTATCAAGGAAGTAACCGCTAAGGCTGCTACCGTTGAACTGGCCGAAGACGTACTGGCTACTCTGAAAGCTTCTGAAATCAGCCGTGACCGCGTAGAAGACGCGACTAACGTTCTGAAGGAAGGCGAAGAAGTAGAAGCTCGCATTATCAGCATCGATCGTAAGAACCGTAACATCAGCCTGTCCATCAAAGCGAAGGACGAAGCTGAAGATAAAGCGGCTATCAAGGAGCTGCGCAGCACTGCTCCTGAAGCTTCCGGTCCTACCACTATCGGTGACCTGATCAAAGCTCAGATGGAAAACAAGTAA
- the cmk gene encoding (d)CMP kinase produces MVTIDGPSGSGKGTVAALLAKELGWHLLDSGALYRLTALAAINHGVDFADESSLEVLAGHLDVQFEPGQDGEGMTIILEGETVGANLRTEEVGAKASKVAALPKVRAALLKRQRDFAHGAGLVADGRDMGTVVFPAADFKVYLTASAEERAKRRRNQLQLKGIDASFDQLLADIQARDERDMNRKVAPLKPAEDALQLDSTRLTIQEVFSRILDGMRQKGLI; encoded by the coding sequence GTGGTGACCATTGACGGTCCCAGCGGTTCAGGTAAAGGTACGGTCGCAGCTCTGCTCGCCAAGGAGCTGGGCTGGCACCTGCTGGACAGTGGCGCTCTGTACCGACTGACAGCGCTGGCGGCAATAAACCATGGTGTGGATTTTGCTGACGAGTCTTCCCTGGAAGTGCTGGCTGGTCATCTTGATGTCCAGTTTGAGCCGGGGCAGGATGGGGAAGGGATGACCATTATCCTCGAAGGTGAAACCGTAGGTGCCAACCTGCGAACGGAAGAGGTGGGAGCCAAAGCGTCAAAAGTGGCGGCTCTGCCAAAAGTTCGTGCTGCGCTGCTGAAGCGTCAGCGTGACTTTGCTCACGGAGCGGGATTGGTAGCTGATGGTCGTGATATGGGAACAGTGGTGTTCCCTGCCGCGGACTTCAAGGTTTACCTGACGGCCAGTGCAGAAGAACGGGCAAAGCGCCGACGAAATCAGTTGCAACTGAAAGGGATTGATGCTAGTTTTGATCAGCTTTTAGCTGACATTCAGGCACGGGATGAACGGGATATGAACCGTAAGGTGGCTCCGCTCAAACCGGCTGAAGACGCTCTGCAACTGGACAGCACCCGCCTGACGATTCAGGAAGTGTTTAGCCGCATTCTGGATGGTATGCGACAGAAAGGTCTTATCTGA
- a CDS encoding bifunctional prephenate dehydrogenase/3-phosphoshikimate 1-carboxyvinyltransferase, whose product MNAQGLQINRIRVLVVGLGLIGGSFAAALKEKGICHEIAGYDRSCDSVDIAFENGLIDSPCYDLPDGVARADVVMLAVPMLAMPAVLQQLVEVPLAGKVVTDVGSCKGSLVESARQLFGEVPACLVPGHPIAGSEKSGVTAARPDLFKGHKVILTPLSHTDAHATALIKALWQACGAHVDSMDIGHHDEVLALTSHLPHFLAFSLVDTLAGNRENQEIFRYAAGGFRDFTRIAGSDPTMWHDIALGNRDAVLQALDRFTEGLEGLRNAIINKDSQRMLGIFERASTARRHFTSMLERRAYMTTLNDSKTMNEVQQTFVAQPGGKVTGELRVPGDKSVSHRSIMLGALAEGETVVDGFLEGEDAMATLQAFRDMGVDIEGPHDGRVTIHGVGMHGLQQPPGPLYLGNAGTAMRLMAGLMAAQSFDVTLTGDTSLSGRPMNRVVKPLAEMGASIETAEGGRPPLVIKGGQALNGIHYDLPVASAQVQSCLLLAGLYAEGETSTVAPGIVRDHTNRMLSGFGYPVAVDGDRVAVQGGGKLTATRIDVPADISSAAFFLVAASIAEGSDLMLPHVGINPTRTGVLDILRLMGADITLSNEKLVGGEPVADIRVRYAPLKGIEIPEHLVPLAIDEFPVLFVAAACAEGETVLRGAEELRVKESDRIQAMADGLQVLGIDAEALPDGMIVKGGKPFMAGTVESHGDHRIAMAFAVASLRAQGAIRIKDCANVATSFPNFVRLASHAGLKLSVEGQDE is encoded by the coding sequence GTGAACGCTCAGGGATTGCAGATAAACAGAATCAGGGTGCTTGTTGTCGGTCTGGGGCTGATTGGTGGCTCTTTTGCTGCGGCACTGAAAGAGAAAGGAATTTGTCATGAGATTGCAGGTTATGACCGTAGCTGCGATTCTGTTGATATCGCCTTTGAGAATGGCCTGATTGACAGCCCCTGTTATGATTTGCCCGACGGTGTAGCCCGCGCTGATGTCGTTATGCTGGCCGTTCCCATGCTGGCTATGCCTGCGGTGCTTCAGCAGCTTGTGGAAGTGCCGCTGGCGGGTAAGGTGGTGACTGATGTGGGTAGCTGCAAAGGGTCACTGGTTGAATCTGCACGACAGTTGTTTGGTGAAGTGCCTGCCTGTCTGGTACCGGGACACCCTATCGCTGGTTCTGAAAAAAGCGGTGTGACAGCAGCCAGACCTGATCTTTTTAAAGGTCATAAAGTGATTCTGACACCACTGTCGCACACCGATGCTCATGCTACTGCATTAATTAAGGCGCTCTGGCAGGCCTGCGGTGCGCATGTTGACAGTATGGATATCGGGCATCACGATGAGGTACTGGCACTGACCAGTCATCTGCCCCATTTTCTGGCTTTCTCCCTGGTCGATACTCTGGCCGGTAACCGAGAAAATCAGGAGATATTTCGTTATGCGGCTGGAGGTTTTCGGGACTTTACCCGAATTGCCGGCAGTGACCCGACCATGTGGCATGATATTGCCCTGGGTAATCGGGACGCTGTTTTACAGGCGCTGGATCGTTTTACAGAAGGTCTTGAAGGGCTTCGAAACGCCATTATAAATAAAGACAGTCAACGTATGCTGGGTATTTTTGAACGGGCATCCACCGCTCGACGACATTTTACCAGTATGCTGGAAAGAAGAGCCTATATGACCACGCTGAATGACTCTAAAACTATGAATGAAGTACAACAAACCTTTGTTGCCCAGCCGGGTGGCAAAGTAACCGGTGAGCTGCGCGTTCCCGGAGATAAGTCGGTTTCCCATCGCTCCATCATGCTGGGTGCTCTGGCAGAGGGTGAAACGGTTGTTGATGGTTTCCTGGAAGGTGAAGATGCCATGGCAACGCTGCAGGCCTTCCGTGATATGGGTGTGGATATTGAAGGTCCACACGATGGTCGGGTTACTATTCACGGAGTGGGTATGCACGGGCTGCAACAGCCGCCGGGACCGCTCTATCTCGGTAATGCCGGTACGGCTATGCGTCTTATGGCAGGGCTGATGGCAGCGCAGTCTTTTGACGTAACCCTGACCGGTGATACGTCATTGTCCGGGCGCCCGATGAACCGGGTGGTTAAACCGCTTGCTGAAATGGGAGCGAGCATTGAAACCGCAGAGGGTGGTCGTCCACCGCTGGTGATTAAAGGCGGTCAGGCACTGAACGGCATTCATTATGATTTGCCGGTGGCTTCAGCGCAGGTGCAGTCCTGTCTGTTGCTGGCGGGTCTTTACGCTGAAGGGGAAACCTCTACGGTTGCTCCGGGAATTGTTCGTGATCATACGAATCGCATGTTGTCCGGGTTCGGGTATCCTGTTGCCGTTGATGGTGACCGGGTGGCCGTGCAGGGCGGTGGTAAGCTGACGGCAACGCGAATTGACGTACCTGCGGATATTTCATCAGCCGCGTTTTTCCTCGTGGCAGCCAGTATTGCCGAAGGTTCCGACCTGATGCTTCCTCATGTTGGCATTAATCCAACACGAACCGGTGTGCTGGATATTCTGCGTCTCATGGGTGCTGACATCACCCTGTCCAACGAGAAGCTGGTAGGTGGTGAACCTGTTGCGGATATTCGTGTGCGATACGCGCCTTTGAAAGGTATTGAAATCCCTGAGCATCTTGTACCTCTGGCAATTGATGAGTTTCCGGTGCTGTTTGTCGCGGCAGCCTGCGCTGAAGGTGAAACTGTTCTGCGCGGCGCTGAAGAGTTGCGGGTCAAGGAAAGTGACCGGATTCAGGCTATGGCTGATGGTCTGCAGGTGCTGGGCATTGATGCGGAGGCGTTGCCTGATGGTATGATCGTCAAAGGCGGTAAGCCATTTATGGCAGGTACGGTTGAGAGTCATGGGGATCATCGCATCGCCATGGCCTTTGCGGTGGCTTCATTGCGGGCGCAAGGCGCAATCCGTATTAAAGACTGTGCCAATGTTGCCACCTCATTTCCGAATTTTGTCAGGCTGGCCAGTCATGCCGGCCTGAAGTTATCTGTTGAAGGACAAGACGAGTGA